A window of the Cellvibrio sp. pealriver genome harbors these coding sequences:
- a CDS encoding DUF2339 domain-containing protein, which translates to MALLVIFTLVGMALGEAIFYDNGWLIGAGLGFLITKVVLMGNHIKRLERDVNTLKTDSQSAARHAAEQSSSVRPLTTQPANTPSPTTTQDQVASVPATSVAEQRVPLAERLKAHGIELPPETASVELPISDAELENLALATAQPNAESHSEQVAKPVAPKPVPSAPAKPVEPDVFEKGIAFIKRFLTESNPIVLIGVVVMFFGLSFLVKYASSQGLFPIELRMAAVAAIAITLIVLGWKTRERAGGYGLVLQGGGIAALYLTVFAAAKMYALMPTGAAFALMFIIVMLGALLAILQNAQVLALMATAGGFLAPILTSDGSGNHVGLFSFYLLLNIGILTIAWFKTWRLLNWVGFVFTFVITSIWGVLKYEPHLYASTQPFLLAFFALYLTVSILFSLKQPPNLKGLVDGSLLFGLPIVGFGLQTELLKQTEYGLAISALVLAIIYIALARVLWAKYQQTHRVLIESFIALGVAFATLTIPLAMDAQWTSATWALEATGLIWVGLRQQRLLPRCAGYLLHIAAACSLMIHGLDTGTRALIDGDFISLLILAASSLCIAYLLSRFAENAKPVEKIVANVAMIIGWLWWLLAASREINTHIAGEHQFPSLMLMFAISVAALLALSKKIQWPELMRIGFWLLPLGMVLSMNNFGEGLFIGYDVYPSQRWGLLALAIFFAVQYRYLWQQTGRAACGILSVYHVLTAWFIFSLIGWEASYWQSKMSWYGTSAAVLWFVCLVAPLVALMFFTHKASESGKTLWPFTQHAADYKNLIPAPLLFGLFCWFVVASHYSGATAQFYLPILNPLDLAQAAVLVLFVYAMKRGFIGLNNLTPEVRYGALGVLGFAWINIVLLRAVHQYAGIEYSAVVMWNSVVVQMSLSILWAVCALVVMNLSRRLRERKLWMVGAGLLAIVVLKLFTKDASGTGTLARIVSFIVVSGLMILIGYLSPIPAKAKQQTEKEEAV; encoded by the coding sequence ATGGCTCTGCTCGTTATTTTTACGCTGGTCGGCATGGCGCTGGGTGAGGCCATTTTTTACGATAATGGTTGGTTGATTGGTGCGGGCTTGGGGTTTTTAATCACCAAAGTCGTCTTGATGGGCAACCACATCAAACGCCTTGAGCGCGATGTGAATACGCTCAAAACCGATTCACAATCTGCTGCGCGCCACGCAGCTGAGCAGTCATCATCTGTGCGGCCATTAACTACACAGCCGGCAAACACACCGTCACCAACCACCACACAGGATCAAGTCGCATCTGTGCCTGCAACATCCGTTGCTGAACAGCGCGTGCCATTAGCAGAGCGATTAAAAGCACACGGGATTGAATTGCCACCAGAAACTGCATCGGTTGAGTTACCGATCAGCGATGCCGAATTGGAAAACCTTGCGCTGGCGACTGCGCAACCCAACGCAGAATCACATTCCGAGCAGGTTGCAAAACCCGTCGCGCCTAAACCAGTTCCTTCGGCTCCCGCTAAACCTGTAGAGCCCGATGTATTTGAAAAAGGCATCGCGTTTATCAAACGTTTTTTAACCGAGAGCAATCCCATTGTCCTTATTGGTGTGGTGGTGATGTTTTTCGGTTTGAGCTTTTTAGTGAAGTACGCATCCAGTCAAGGTTTGTTTCCCATTGAATTGCGCATGGCTGCCGTTGCCGCGATTGCCATCACCTTGATCGTACTGGGCTGGAAAACTCGCGAGCGGGCAGGGGGTTATGGTTTGGTATTGCAAGGTGGTGGTATAGCGGCGCTTTATCTCACCGTATTTGCAGCGGCAAAAATGTATGCGCTTATGCCTACCGGTGCCGCGTTTGCGCTCATGTTTATTATTGTGATGTTAGGTGCGCTGCTTGCGATTTTACAAAACGCGCAGGTGCTTGCACTTATGGCAACGGCAGGTGGATTCCTTGCACCGATTCTCACGTCCGATGGTTCCGGTAATCATGTCGGGTTATTCAGTTTTTATCTGCTGTTAAATATTGGCATTCTCACCATCGCCTGGTTTAAAACCTGGCGGCTGCTGAATTGGGTTGGCTTTGTATTTACTTTTGTGATTACCTCCATTTGGGGTGTGCTCAAATACGAGCCGCATTTGTACGCGAGCACTCAACCATTCTTGCTCGCTTTCTTCGCGCTCTATTTAACGGTGTCGATTTTGTTCTCGCTTAAACAGCCGCCGAATCTAAAAGGGCTGGTCGATGGCAGTTTACTTTTTGGTTTGCCGATTGTCGGCTTCGGTTTGCAAACAGAATTGTTAAAACAAACCGAATATGGTTTGGCGATTAGTGCATTAGTGCTGGCGATTATTTATATCGCATTGGCGCGTGTACTCTGGGCCAAATACCAACAAACCCATCGCGTATTAATTGAATCCTTTATTGCGCTGGGTGTTGCCTTTGCCACCTTAACCATTCCATTGGCAATGGATGCGCAATGGACATCTGCCACCTGGGCACTGGAAGCAACCGGCTTGATCTGGGTTGGTTTGCGCCAGCAGCGTTTGCTACCGCGCTGCGCTGGTTATTTGCTTCACATCGCCGCAGCCTGTTCGTTAATGATTCACGGTTTGGATACCGGCACTCGCGCGTTGATTGATGGTGATTTTATTAGCCTGCTGATATTGGCTGCGTCGTCACTGTGCATCGCGTATCTGCTCAGCCGTTTTGCAGAAAACGCAAAACCGGTTGAAAAAATCGTGGCCAATGTGGCGATGATTATCGGCTGGCTCTGGTGGTTATTGGCCGCCAGCCGTGAGATCAATACGCATATTGCAGGCGAGCATCAATTTCCATCACTGATGTTAATGTTTGCCATATCGGTCGCGGCATTGTTGGCGTTGAGTAAAAAAATCCAGTGGCCGGAACTCATGCGTATCGGCTTTTGGTTGTTGCCGCTGGGCATGGTGTTATCGATGAATAATTTTGGCGAAGGATTATTTATCGGTTACGACGTATATCCATCCCAACGCTGGGGCTTGTTAGCACTCGCGATTTTCTTTGCAGTGCAATATCGCTATTTATGGCAGCAAACCGGCCGTGCCGCTTGCGGTATTTTAAGTGTGTACCACGTACTAACCGCGTGGTTTATTTTCAGCTTAATCGGTTGGGAAGCCAGTTACTGGCAAAGCAAAATGAGCTGGTATGGCACCAGCGCGGCGGTGTTGTGGTTTGTGTGTTTGGTAGCTCCGCTGGTTGCGTTAATGTTCTTTACGCACAAAGCCAGTGAATCCGGCAAAACCCTTTGGCCATTTACCCAGCACGCAGCGGATTATAAAAACCTGATTCCCGCACCATTACTGTTTGGTTTGTTCTGCTGGTTTGTTGTCGCCAGTCATTACTCAGGCGCAACAGCACAATTCTATTTGCCCATTTTGAACCCGCTGGATTTAGCGCAAGCAGCCGTATTGGTGTTGTTTGTTTACGCCATGAAACGCGGCTTTATCGGGTTAAATAATCTCACGCCAGAAGTTCGCTACGGCGCATTGGGTGTGTTGGGTTTTGCGTGGATCAACATTGTGCTGCTGCGCGCCGTGCACCAATACGCGGGTATTGAATATTCAGCGGTGGTGATGTGGAACTCCGTTGTGGTGCAAATGTCGCTATCAATTCTGTGGGCGGTATGTGCGTTGGTAGTGATGAATCTTTCCCGCCGTTTGCGAGAGCGCAAACTGTGGATGGTGGGTGCAGGTTTATTAGCAATCGTTGTCTTAAAACTGTTTACCAAAGATGCATCGGGCACCGGAACACTTGCGCGTATTGTGTCGTTCATTGTGGTCAGTGGTTTGATGATTTTGATTGGCTATTTATCGCCAATACCGGCAAAAGCAAAACAACAAACTGAAAAAGAAGAAGCGGTCTGA
- a CDS encoding DUF4230 domain-containing protein — translation MDVLLFTFAMLIGGVATWQGLSWYYNKKFKRPVQDVSTESHVLLERIEKVFKVVLAEGYFTEIYDHNTKRDFFGIFKTNSKALVVAKAKVAVGYDFAKMKFRRDHNSRTLVIEQFAAPEILSIDTDYKFYDINQGVLNKFDNEDFTEILAEAKKLMQEKAMESDLPQIAHKQLQLMMQQLCASVGWQLEHEKILEPLKTLHVTTDEHTK, via the coding sequence ATGGATGTTCTTTTATTTACCTTCGCAATGCTGATTGGTGGTGTTGCTACCTGGCAAGGCCTCAGTTGGTACTACAACAAAAAGTTCAAACGCCCCGTGCAGGATGTCAGCACAGAATCGCATGTGCTGCTGGAGCGGATCGAAAAAGTATTTAAAGTGGTGCTGGCGGAAGGCTACTTCACCGAAATTTATGATCACAACACCAAGCGCGATTTTTTTGGCATCTTCAAAACCAATAGCAAAGCGCTGGTGGTTGCAAAAGCCAAAGTTGCCGTCGGTTACGATTTCGCCAAAATGAAATTTCGCCGCGACCACAATTCGCGCACTCTGGTGATTGAACAGTTTGCCGCGCCGGAAATTCTGTCCATCGATACCGATTACAAGTTTTATGACATCAACCAGGGTGTGCTGAATAAATTTGATAATGAAGACTTCACCGAAATTCTGGCTGAAGCAAAAAAACTCATGCAAGAAAAAGCGATGGAAAGCGATTTGCCGCAGATCGCACACAAGCAGCTGCAATTAATGATGCAACAACTCTGCGCCTCGGTAGGCTGGCAGTTGGAGCATGAGAAAATTTTAGAACCCCTAAAAACCCTGCACGTCACTACTGACGAACACACAAAATAA
- the pabB gene encoding aminodeoxychorismate synthase component I: MPRFLAEKLRIIPLVYQPKPAFWFAAVRHLPYAVWLDSGRPASHYGRFDIVCAAPQQVLITKGEQTRISDHTGSCRNSSDDPFYILRDLLGNHENQTHPTLPFIGGAVGYFGYDLGRRLEVLPALAADDIALPDMHIGIYPWAIIQDHEQQTASLVINEALSGSLESAYNFLEIEQLCLNASQKPMFHDLKQFIKTDKNSFKINYFQSNLKVDEYRQALTRIQEYIRAGDCYQVNFAQRFSADYSGDPFVAYLALREVLPSPFSGFMQLETGAVLSLSPERFIQVRGTQVETKPIKGTIKRGTTDQEDIANAQWLQNSQKNRAENVMIVDLLRNDLSKHCTDVRVPALCELQTFANVHHLVSTVTGQLNEGATAIDVLRDAFPGGSITGAPKIRAMEIIEELEPTRRSLYCGSLGYISADGQMDTSIAIRTLVCDGNKIHCWGGGGIVADSETDQEYRESIAKVQVLMQTLEQQFKH; encoded by the coding sequence ATGCCCAGATTCCTTGCTGAAAAGCTCCGCATTATTCCGCTTGTTTATCAACCTAAACCGGCGTTCTGGTTTGCTGCCGTGCGCCATTTGCCTTACGCGGTGTGGCTGGATTCTGGCCGCCCTGCGAGCCACTACGGCCGCTTCGATATTGTCTGCGCCGCGCCGCAACAAGTGCTGATCACTAAAGGCGAGCAAACCCGTATTAGCGACCATACCGGTAGCTGCCGCAATTCAAGCGACGATCCGTTTTATATCCTGCGCGATTTACTCGGTAATCACGAAAACCAAACTCATCCGACCCTGCCATTTATCGGCGGCGCTGTGGGTTATTTTGGCTATGACCTTGGTCGCCGTCTTGAAGTGTTGCCTGCGCTGGCTGCCGATGACATCGCCCTGCCCGACATGCATATCGGCATTTACCCTTGGGCGATTATTCAGGATCACGAACAGCAGACGGCATCATTAGTGATTAATGAAGCGCTCAGCGGCAGCTTGGAAAGCGCTTATAACTTTTTGGAAATCGAGCAGCTGTGCTTGAATGCATCGCAAAAACCGATGTTTCACGATTTAAAGCAATTCATTAAAACTGATAAAAACTCATTTAAAATCAATTACTTTCAAAGCAATCTTAAAGTGGATGAATACCGGCAGGCACTGACCCGCATTCAGGAATACATCCGCGCGGGCGATTGCTACCAAGTCAATTTTGCCCAACGGTTTAGCGCTGACTATAGCGGCGATCCGTTCGTTGCCTACCTCGCCTTGCGCGAGGTACTGCCCTCACCTTTCTCGGGATTTATGCAGCTGGAGACCGGCGCGGTGCTGAGTTTATCGCCCGAGCGATTTATTCAGGTACGCGGCACACAGGTGGAAACCAAGCCAATCAAAGGCACTATCAAGCGCGGCACCACCGATCAAGAAGACATCGCCAACGCCCAATGGCTGCAAAACAGCCAGAAGAACCGCGCCGAAAATGTGATGATCGTTGACCTGCTGCGCAATGATTTAAGTAAACACTGCACGGACGTGCGTGTGCCCGCGCTGTGTGAACTGCAAACCTTTGCCAATGTCCATCACTTGGTCAGCACAGTAACCGGCCAGTTAAACGAAGGCGCAACGGCAATTGATGTACTGCGTGATGCCTTCCCCGGCGGCAGCATTACCGGCGCACCGAAAATCCGCGCGATGGAAATCATTGAAGAATTGGAACCCACACGCCGCTCGCTGTATTGCGGCAGCTTGGGCTATATCAGTGCCGATGGCCAAATGGACACCAGCATTGCAATACGCACACTGGTCTGCGATGGCAACAAGATCCATTGCTGGGGCGGCGGCGGTATAGTTGCCGATTCTGAAACCGATCAGGAATACCGCGAATCCATCGCCAAGGTACAGGTATTAATGCAAACACTGGAACAGCAATTTAAACACTAA
- a CDS encoding dienelactone hydrolase family protein, with product MLIQNHQVDLNTPTGVMRCYVYHPKDTTEPAGKKFPAIILYSEIFQQTSPIRRSAQIMAGHGFIVIVPEVFHELNPIGTVLGYDDAGRDKGNADKVAKYLEAHDTDTQAMIDYVQTLPYYSGKIGAMGFCLGGGLAYRAAIHPAISATSCFYATDIHSGLTPSQPGNESLTRTGEIKGELQMIWGKQDPHIPPEGRAKVYANLVANNVNFTWHEVNGVHAFMRDEGDRYDAELQLWGYQTALGMFKRALY from the coding sequence ATGTTAATTCAGAACCATCAAGTCGATTTGAATACTCCCACCGGCGTAATGCGCTGTTATGTGTATCACCCGAAAGACACCACCGAACCCGCCGGCAAAAAATTCCCCGCCATTATTCTTTACTCCGAAATTTTCCAGCAGACCTCACCTATTCGCCGCAGCGCACAAATTATGGCGGGGCACGGTTTTATTGTGATTGTTCCGGAAGTGTTTCATGAATTAAATCCTATCGGCACGGTATTGGGTTACGACGATGCAGGCCGCGATAAAGGCAACGCGGATAAAGTTGCAAAATATTTGGAAGCACACGATACCGACACCCAAGCGATGATCGATTACGTGCAAACGCTGCCCTATTACTCGGGAAAAATCGGCGCGATGGGGTTTTGTCTGGGCGGTGGTTTGGCTTACCGCGCAGCGATCCATCCGGCCATTTCGGCAACCAGTTGTTTTTATGCAACTGATATCCACTCCGGCCTGACTCCATCACAACCGGGTAATGAAAGTTTGACGCGCACGGGTGAAATCAAAGGCGAGCTGCAAATGATCTGGGGCAAACAAGACCCGCACATTCCGCCCGAAGGCCGCGCAAAAGTGTATGCCAACCTGGTTGCCAATAACGTGAATTTCACCTGGCATGAAGTGAACGGTGTGCACGCGTTCATGCGCGATGAAGGCGACCGCTACGATGCCGAATTGCAATTGTGGGGCTACCAAACTGCACTGGGCATGTTCAAGCGCGCGCTCTACTGA
- a CDS encoding M13 family metallopeptidase, whose product MKKMTAIALGISLALGVSSCSNNSPSSETSQNGSALGSGIDLSSMDTSVAPQQDFFRYVNGKWLENTQIPADKARWGSFDALAENAENDVRAMIQSLAATEQPAGSDEQKIADLYKSFMDEVLIEQLGLSPLKPYLARIDQLKNHADLALLWGEWQPYGTGTPIELYIDQDDKNSEQYITGAYQSGLGLPDREYYLKTDAQSVELRGKYQKYIEQLFTLAGEKNPTQAAANVVALEKKIAAIHWTRVQNRDRTATYNKMTLAELNKAAPGLNWNRFFDAAQLGNIDAVVVNQPTYVKAFAQLQAKIPLAHWQQYLTFHVLNNDAGNLNKAFVDANFDFYGKTLSGIQEQRPREKRAAKLADTQLGFLVGKKYVEQQFKPEAKARMDLMIENLRKAYSQSIEELTWMSPETKRQAQTKLAKFNTKIGYPEKWRDYNCVTINAKELVANLRRNAICEQERAIARLGKPVDRTEWAMTPQTVNAYYNPSMNEIVFPAAILQPPFFNVAADDAVNYGAIGAVIGHEFTHGFDDQGRHSDGDGNLRDWWTEEDAAQFKSRAQLMVDQYSAYNPIDDLHLQGALGLGENIADLGGVTLAHRAYKNSLGGKPGKTIDGFTAEQRFFMGWAQVWRIKYRDEALRRQVINGPHSPGEYRVLGPLSNMTEFYEVYGVKPGDGMYRDEKVRVKIW is encoded by the coding sequence ATGAAAAAAATGACCGCAATCGCGCTGGGTATTTCATTAGCGCTCGGCGTTAGTTCGTGTAGCAACAATTCCCCTTCAAGTGAAACATCGCAAAACGGTAGCGCATTAGGTTCAGGAATTGACTTGAGCAGCATGGATACCAGTGTTGCACCGCAGCAGGATTTTTTCCGCTATGTAAACGGAAAATGGTTGGAGAACACCCAAATTCCTGCCGATAAAGCACGCTGGGGCAGTTTTGATGCGCTCGCTGAAAATGCAGAGAATGATGTACGCGCGATGATTCAATCACTCGCAGCGACTGAACAGCCTGCGGGCTCAGACGAACAAAAAATTGCCGATCTGTATAAATCGTTTATGGATGAGGTATTAATCGAACAATTGGGATTATCACCACTGAAACCTTATTTGGCGCGAATCGACCAACTCAAAAATCACGCTGATCTAGCATTGCTGTGGGGAGAGTGGCAGCCTTACGGGACCGGTACGCCGATTGAGTTATATATCGATCAGGATGATAAAAACTCCGAGCAATACATTACTGGAGCGTATCAATCCGGCTTGGGCTTACCTGACCGTGAATACTATTTAAAAACCGATGCCCAATCCGTTGAGTTGCGGGGCAAATACCAGAAGTACATCGAGCAATTATTCACACTAGCCGGTGAAAAAAATCCAACGCAAGCAGCCGCGAATGTTGTTGCGCTTGAGAAAAAAATTGCCGCTATTCACTGGACACGCGTGCAAAACCGGGACCGCACCGCTACCTACAACAAAATGACGCTGGCAGAGCTGAACAAAGCGGCACCAGGTTTGAATTGGAACCGTTTTTTTGATGCAGCCCAGCTTGGCAATATCGATGCAGTGGTCGTTAACCAACCCACTTATGTGAAAGCATTTGCCCAGTTGCAGGCAAAAATTCCGTTAGCGCATTGGCAGCAATATTTAACCTTTCATGTGTTGAATAATGATGCCGGAAATCTAAACAAAGCATTCGTCGATGCCAACTTTGATTTTTATGGCAAAACATTGAGTGGTATTCAAGAGCAACGCCCACGTGAAAAACGCGCCGCTAAATTAGCCGATACGCAGTTGGGCTTTTTAGTCGGCAAGAAATATGTTGAGCAACAATTCAAGCCAGAAGCCAAAGCGCGCATGGATTTGATGATTGAAAACTTGCGCAAGGCTTACTCACAATCAATTGAAGAACTCACTTGGATGAGCCCGGAGACCAAACGCCAGGCCCAAACAAAACTCGCCAAATTCAACACCAAAATTGGTTATCCGGAAAAATGGCGCGACTACAATTGCGTCACCATCAACGCCAAAGAATTGGTCGCCAATTTGCGGCGCAATGCAATCTGTGAACAAGAGCGCGCCATTGCGCGCTTGGGCAAACCGGTAGACCGCACCGAGTGGGCAATGACACCGCAAACGGTCAACGCCTATTACAACCCGAGCATGAATGAGATCGTATTTCCTGCAGCCATTTTGCAACCGCCGTTTTTTAACGTCGCTGCAGATGATGCCGTTAACTATGGCGCAATTGGTGCAGTGATCGGCCATGAATTCACTCACGGTTTTGACGACCAAGGGCGACATTCAGATGGCGACGGTAATTTGCGCGATTGGTGGACAGAAGAAGATGCGGCGCAATTTAAATCGCGCGCGCAATTAATGGTTGATCAATACAGCGCCTACAACCCGATTGATGATTTGCATTTACAGGGCGCGCTCGGTTTAGGTGAAAACATTGCAGACCTTGGCGGTGTTACACTCGCCCATCGCGCCTACAAAAATTCATTGGGCGGAAAACCCGGTAAAACGATTGATGGATTTACCGCTGAGCAACGCTTTTTTATGGGCTGGGCACAAGTATGGCGAATCAAATACCGCGATGAAGCCTTACGCCGCCAAGTCATTAATGGGCCGCACTCACCGGGTGAGTATCGCGTACTGGGGCCACTGTCGAACATGACAGAGTTCTATGAAGTCTATGGCGTTAAACCGGGTGATGGAATGTACCGCGATGAAAAAGTGCGTGTGAAAATTTGGTAA
- a CDS encoding MFS transporter — MDASTQATPVVVTTSPGGKFIPLALVAGLFFILGFVTWLNGSLMPYLEEVLTLTPVHASLILFAFYVSSTLVAIPSVSLIARVGYKNSMALGLVGMALAALTFIPAAMAHSFELFLLAQFLMGASLTLLQTAVNPYVVKIGPEESAAVRISVMGMLNKGAGIVAPMMFTALILSGMSHAGSTPTEEERKAMAGSLILPYLGMALCILAVALIVKLSSLPELNLESEDAGEVRDSGFHFKESLAHPNLVLGVFALIFYVGVEVIAADTIGSYGRSIGYENYTSLTSFTMTFMLIGYGLGISLIPRFISQANALLVSAVLGCLLSLAIVFGDNQSTALADVLLVPFGLPALPNTLVFIAMMGLANAIVWPAVWPMALSGLGRLTGTGSALLVMAIAGGGILPVLLNTLASHEEVGRQSAYIIALPAYLFILFYAAKGHKIKRWKK; from the coding sequence ATGGATGCATCAACTCAAGCTACACCTGTTGTAGTGACCACATCACCCGGTGGAAAATTTATTCCTTTGGCTCTCGTTGCAGGGCTGTTCTTTATTTTGGGTTTTGTCACTTGGCTTAATGGCTCATTAATGCCGTATCTGGAAGAAGTGCTGACCCTGACCCCGGTTCACGCATCGCTGATTTTATTTGCGTTTTATGTTTCCTCCACGTTGGTGGCTATTCCCTCTGTTTCGCTCATTGCGCGTGTTGGCTATAAAAATAGTATGGCGCTCGGGTTGGTGGGAATGGCACTTGCGGCACTGACCTTTATTCCTGCAGCAATGGCGCACAGTTTTGAGCTGTTTTTGTTGGCGCAATTTTTAATGGGTGCCAGCCTTACGTTGCTGCAAACGGCGGTGAATCCTTACGTAGTAAAAATTGGCCCGGAAGAATCAGCCGCGGTGCGCATCAGCGTGATGGGAATGTTGAACAAAGGCGCAGGTATTGTTGCGCCCATGATGTTCACCGCATTGATTTTGTCAGGTATGAGCCACGCTGGTTCAACACCAACAGAAGAAGAAAGAAAAGCGATGGCTGGCAGCCTGATTCTGCCTTATCTGGGTATGGCACTGTGTATTTTGGCGGTGGCACTCATAGTGAAGTTATCATCATTACCTGAGTTAAATCTTGAATCCGAAGATGCAGGCGAGGTGCGCGATTCCGGTTTTCATTTTAAAGAGTCACTGGCGCACCCCAATTTGGTGTTGGGTGTGTTTGCACTGATTTTTTACGTGGGTGTTGAAGTTATTGCAGCCGATACCATTGGTTCCTATGGTCGCAGTATCGGTTACGAAAATTACACATCACTTACGTCATTTACCATGACATTTATGCTGATAGGTTATGGCTTGGGGATTTCACTGATTCCGCGTTTTATCAGCCAGGCCAACGCGTTATTGGTATCTGCTGTTTTAGGTTGCTTGCTCAGCCTTGCAATTGTGTTTGGCGATAATCAATCCACTGCGCTGGCTGATGTGTTATTGGTTCCGTTTGGTTTGCCTGCACTGCCCAATACATTGGTATTTATTGCCATGATGGGTTTGGCAAATGCGATTGTCTGGCCCGCAGTATGGCCAATGGCATTAAGTGGATTGGGCCGTTTAACCGGCACTGGTTCAGCGCTGTTGGTGATGGCAATTGCCGGTGGAGGAATTTTGCCGGTGCTATTAAATACGCTGGCTTCACATGAAGAGGTGGGGCGTCAGTCGGCTTATATTATTGCGCTGCCTGCTTATTTATTTATTTTGTTCTATGCCGCTAAAGGCCACAAAATAAAACGTTGGAAAAAATAA
- the thrH gene encoding bifunctional phosphoserine phosphatase/homoserine phosphotransferase ThrH has translation MEIACLDLEGVLVPEIWIEFAKVTGIEELKATTRDIPDYDVLMKQRIRILEEHKLGLKEIQDVIATLKPLDGAVEFVDWLRERFQVIILSDTFYEFSQPLMRQLGFPTLMCHRLNVDERGMVAGYTLRQKDPKRQSVLALKTLYYRVIAAGDSYNDTTMLGEADQGILFHAPQNVIDQFPQFPAVHTYEDLKKEFIKASNRELSL, from the coding sequence GTGGAAATTGCATGTCTGGACCTTGAAGGTGTATTAGTCCCTGAAATTTGGATCGAATTCGCCAAAGTGACCGGTATCGAAGAACTGAAAGCCACCACCCGTGACATTCCGGATTACGATGTATTGATGAAGCAACGCATTCGTATTCTGGAAGAGCACAAGTTGGGCCTGAAAGAAATTCAGGATGTAATCGCTACCCTCAAGCCGCTGGATGGTGCCGTTGAATTTGTGGATTGGTTGCGTGAGCGTTTTCAGGTAATCATTTTGTCAGACACTTTCTACGAATTCTCACAACCACTGATGCGTCAATTGGGTTTCCCTACGCTCATGTGCCATCGTTTGAATGTTGATGAGCGCGGAATGGTGGCTGGTTACACCTTGCGCCAGAAAGATCCAAAGCGCCAATCAGTATTGGCTCTGAAAACCCTTTACTATCGTGTGATCGCCGCTGGTGATTCGTATAACGACACCACTATGTTGGGCGAGGCGGATCAAGGTATTTTGTTCCATGCACCACAAAACGTGATCGATCAATTCCCGCAATTCCCTGCAGTACACACTTACGAAGACTTGAAGAAAGAATTCATCAAAGCGAGTAATCGCGAATTAAGTCTGTAA
- a CDS encoding phosphoadenylyl-sulfate reductase, protein MTDNQINLIDLDAKFQQESPQKIIKYALSQFDNIAISFSGAEDVALIEMARNYRPDVPVFCLDTGRLHAETYRFIEKVRKHYGIKIDVISPDGEAVRQLVQEKGLFSFYEDDHKECCGIRKIEPLRKKLLTLDAWITGQRKDQSPTRAEIPVIQDDKLFARPGEKLTKFNPLSNWSSKEVWDYIRMCEVPYNELHERGFISIGCEPCTRPVSPGQHEREGRWWWEEATKKECGLHAGNVEQ, encoded by the coding sequence ATGACCGATAACCAGATAAACCTTATCGACCTGGATGCCAAATTCCAGCAAGAAAGCCCGCAGAAAATCATTAAGTACGCCCTGAGCCAATTCGACAATATCGCTATCTCATTCAGCGGTGCAGAAGATGTTGCACTGATTGAAATGGCGCGCAACTATCGCCCGGATGTGCCCGTGTTCTGCCTGGACACTGGCCGCTTGCATGCGGAGACTTACCGTTTTATCGAAAAAGTCCGCAAGCATTACGGCATTAAAATTGATGTCATCTCGCCAGATGGCGAAGCAGTACGTCAGTTAGTTCAGGAAAAAGGTCTTTTCAGCTTTTATGAAGACGACCACAAAGAATGTTGTGGCATCCGTAAGATCGAACCCTTGCGCAAAAAATTACTGACGCTGGATGCGTGGATCACCGGCCAACGCAAAGACCAAAGCCCTACCCGCGCTGAAATCCCGGTAATTCAGGACGATAAGTTATTCGCACGCCCCGGTGAAAAACTCACCAAGTTTAATCCGCTGTCGAATTGGTCATCCAAAGAGGTTTGGGATTACATCCGCATGTGTGAAGTGCCGTACAACGAATTACATGAGCGCGGCTTTATTTCAATCGGCTGTGAGCCTTGTACTCGCCCGGTTTCGCCGGGGCAGCATGAGCGCGAAGGCCGCTGGTGGTGGGAAGAAGCCACTAAAAAAGAATGTGGCCTGCACGCGGGGAATGTGGAGCAGTAA